The Struthio camelus isolate bStrCam1 chromosome 12, bStrCam1.hap1, whole genome shotgun sequence genome includes a window with the following:
- the UACA gene encoding uveal autoantigen with coiled-coil domains and ankyrin repeats isoform X1 → MKSLKSRLKKHEAVIGGSALNADWNKYDDRLMKAAERGDVEKVSSILAKKGVNPAKLDVEGRSAFHVVASKGNLDCLNTILIHGVDITATDAAGRNALHLAAKYGHALCLQKLLQYNCPTENVDLQGRTALHDAAMSDCSSSIQLLCDHGASVNVKDGDGRTPLVLATQMCRPTVCQLLIDRGAEVNAKDKQNRTALMLGCEYGCKDAVEVLLKNGADVSLADGLGHDCAYYARIGDNIDILALIKAAVEDSSKARDIMKKGQPEQKVTNVSQKWNRLHAQEEMNVKVYRKEHNAQELELENQDLKDRMREVQEEQRMLLDRINGLQLQLNEEQMFADDLENEKDELKKILTTKEKQQEESLRTIEALKAKLKYYEVDFVGSGSNFGNRKEDLLLKQGQVFAVESQSRSMLRPLELSLPDQSSSSEKETLKRELDNMRTCYGAAKEEISKLQRELSHKVSECKALASEYERTKEESDGQIKQLEDALKDVQKRMFDSEGKVKQMQTHFLALKDHLTNEAASGSSKLTEELKDQLKEMKTKYEGASTEVGKLRNQIKQNELLVAEFKRDEGRLVEENKRLQKELVKLETERDKRERNVVELEERLKETTEKLAHSITAEKFENMKSLLSNEVNEKAKKLVEMEGEHEKLQAEVWLLKRESESRKAELAHHVKPEEHKQMRSGFEQKTEELGRTISELLQKNQTLQKETERAQMDNSMLKQQIQMLKSEIKSQNVPLKIHEELKKASDLTIGDLTRKLSEITKKYNESKAEAEKLLVESNNLSENLSHFQAVYLSPEQHKKEVEALKANGIELEKQLAELHKKYDDEQAEMCKMVSENTVIRETLRDQYVLVTTHEEIKTVLSNTLEKTNAELSDLKGKTEEIKQEFMKVNEENATLKNKVKLLQNQLQTEHISLRDHESKVATLNKSLQELQENNIEIMAEYKKGQEEILQLHAEIEAQKKELDTIQECIKSKYAPALSFEEREQSFEATVKDLKEQLLEQTQRCRESEEESRKCKQENEKLKNGILSIQNDLQQNYVLAEKSHEIEKMFTNKMEELNKQLRELLQKYAGKKEKDKLQESTEQALTVQAHMESQYLPVEQFEALKKALGNTIEDLKEALRSKKECYDKETLKVGELQQELSDLKSSSVPLAEHKQMKEMLEQEIVAVKNSLKEKEEENCLKSKEILKLQSEIQHTQQALTELESKEVIDISEYKSMRSNLEAQINSIAENLCRVNKKYEEACEEALQAKKSELSLKDEKELLQLRSCSIEQEIKDQKERCDKSLTTIIDLQKRIQESAKQVEAKDNKITELLNDVERLKQALNGLSQLTYTSGIPSRRQNQQVEILQNQVQMLQQQLADAKRQHQEVISVYRTHLLSAVQGHMDEDVQAALLQIIRMRQGLVC, encoded by the exons ATGAAGAGCCTCAAGTCGCGCCTGAAGAAGCACGAAGCGGTCATCGGCGGCAGCGCG CTGAATGCAGACTGGAACAAGTATGATGACAGGTTaatgaaagcagcagaaagaggtgATGTGGAAAAGGTTTCATCAATCCTTGCCAAAAAAGGAGTCAACCCTGCTAAACTGGATGTGGAAGGGAGGTCGGC ATTCCATGTTGTAGCGTCAAAGGGAAATCTGGATTGCTTGAATACTATTCTTATTCATGGAGTTGATATCACAGCCACCGATGCTGCAG GTCGAAACGCATTGCACCTAGCTGCAAAATACGGACATGCTCTATGTTTGCAGAAGCTATTGCAG TACAATTGTCCAACTGAAAATGTGGATCTTCAAGGAAGAACTGCTCTGCACGATGCAG CTATGTCAGACTGCTCCTCCAGTATACAACTACTCTGTGATCATGGGGCCTCTGTGAACGTGAAAGATGGA GATGGGAGGACACCACTAGTGCTGGCCACTCAGATGTGTCGTCCCACAGTTTGTCAGCTTCTAATAGACAGAGGAGCAGAGGTTAATGCCAAGGACAAGCAAAACAG GACTGCCTTAATGTTAGGCTGTGAATATGGCTGCAAGGATGCAGTAGAAGTTTTGCTCAAAAATGGTGCGGATGTTAGTTTGGCTGATGGCCTTGGTCATGACTGTGCTTACTATGCCAGAATTGGTGACAATATTGACATTTTGGCTTTAATAAAAGCTGCCGTTGAGGATTCCAGCAAAG CAAGGGATATCATGAAGAAAGGGCAACCTGAACAAAAG GTTACTAACGTGTCACAGAAATGGAATCGGCTGCATGCACAGGAGGAGATGAATGTCAAAGTATATCGGAAGGAACATAATGCTCAG gAACTGGAATTAGAAAATCAAGACTTGAAAGATCGAATGAGAGAAGTGCAAGAGGAGCAAAGGATGTTGTTGGATAGAATCAATGGGCTACAGCTACAGCTGAATGAG GAGCAAATGTTTGCAGATGATCTTGAAAATGAG AAAGATGAGTTGAAGAAAATCTTAACTACcaaggaaaaacagcaggaagaaagctTAAGAACTATTGAAGCTCTAAAAGCTAAACTCAAATATTATGAA GTTGACTTTGTGGGGTCTGGAAGTAATTTTGGTAATA GGAAAGAAGACTTACTACTTAAGCAAGGTCAAGTGTTTGCTGTGGAATCACAG TCCAGGTCTATGCTGAGACCCCTGGAGCTGTCCCTGCCTGACCAGTCATCCAGTTCAGAGAAGGAAACTTTAAAGAGAGAACTTGACAACATGAGAACCTGCTATGGTGCAGCGAAAGAAGAAATAAGCAAGCTGCAGAGAGAACTCTCTCACAAAGTATCGGAATGTAAAGCTCTGGCATCAGAGTATGAAAGAACCAAGGAGGAATCTGATGGACAGATAAAACAACTGGAAGATGCTTTAAAAGATGTACAGAAGAGAATGTTTGACTCGGAAGGCAAAGTTAAGCAAATGCAAACCCACTTTCTTGCTCTGAAAGATCACCTGACTAATGAAGCTGCTTCAGGAAGCAGTAAGCTAACAGAGGAGCTGAAGGAtcagctgaaagaaatgaaaacaaagtatgAAGGAGCCTCTACTGAAGTAGGTAAACTAAGGAACCAGATTAAGCAGAATGAACTGCTAGTGGCAGAATTTAAGAGAGATGAAGGAAGGCTGGTGGAAGAGAATAAAAGGTTGCAGAAGGAACTGGTTAAGTTGGAGACGGAGCgagataaaagagaaagaaacgtTGTGGAGTTAGAGGAGCGGCTCAAAGAAACAACAGAGAAGTTAGCCCACTCCATAACTGCAGAGAAATTTGAAAACATGAAGAGTTTGTTATCAAATGAGGTGAATGAGAAAGCAAAGAAGTTAGTAGAGATGGAAGGAGAACATGAAAAACTGCAGGCAGAGGTTTGGCTTTTAAAGAGGGAATCTGAGAGTCGAAAAGCTGAACTTGCTCATCACGTAAAGCCAGAAGAACACAAACAAATGAGGAGTGGGTTTGAGCAAAAAACTGAGGAACTTGGGAGGACAATTTCTGAATTATTACAGAAGAATCAAACTctgcagaaggaaacagaaagagcTCAAATGGATAACAGCATGCTCAAGCAGCAAATCCAAATGCTAAAATCTGAGATTAAAAGCCAGAATGTGCCTTTAAAAATTCATGAAGAATTGAAGAAAGCAAGTGATCTGACTATTGGTGATCTCACcagaaagctttctgaaataacAAAGAAGTACaatgaaagcaaagcagaagctgAAAAGTTGCTGGTAGAGAGCAACAACTTAAGTGAAAACTTAAGCCACTTCCAAGCTGTGTACCTAtctccagagcagcacaaaaAAGAAGTAGAAGCTTTAAAAGCTAATGGTATTGAGCTTGAAAAGCAGCTCGCTGAGCTTCATAAAAAATACGATGATGAGCAAGCAGAAATGTGCAAAATGGTATCTGAAAACACAGTCATAAGAGAAACTCTCAGGGATCAGTATGTGTTGGTTACAACACATGAAGAGATTAAAACGGTCTTGAGTAACACGCTAGAAAAGACTAATGCAGAGCTATcagatctgaaaggaaaaactgaagagaTTAAGCAAGAATTCATGAAGGTAAATGAAGAAAACGCAACTCTGAAGAACAAGGTGAAACTCTTGCAGAATCAACTACAAACTGAGCATATAAGTTTAAGAGATCATGAGTCTAAGGTGGCTACTTTAAATAAAAGCCTGCAAGAACTTCAGGAAAACAACATTGAGATTATGGCTGAGTATAAAAAGGGTCAAGAAGAAATTTTACAGTTACATGCAGAAATTGAGGCCCAAAAGAAGGAACTTGACACAATTCAAGAATGCATTAAGTCAAAATATGCACCAGCTCTCTCCTTTGAAGAGAGAGAACAAAGCTTTGAAGCCACCGTGAAAGATTTAAAAGAGCAGTTGCTAGAACAAACACAGAGGTGCAGAGAAAGtgaggaagaaagcaggaaatgtaaacaggaaaatgaaaagctcAAAAATGGTATTTTGTCCATCCAAAATGACTTGCAACAGAACTACGTCCTTGCTGAGAAGTCCCATGAAATAGAAAAAATGTTCACAAACAAAATGGAGGAATTGAATAAGCAATTGAGAGAACTACTGCAGAAGTACGcaggcaaaaaagagaaagacaagctGCAAGAGAGTACAGAGCAGGCCCTAACTGTGCAGGCTCATATGGAGAGTCAGTATCTTCCAGTGGAACAATTTGAAGCCTTGAAGAAGGCTCTTGGTAACACGATAGAGGATCTGAAGGAAGCCCTCAGAAGTAAGAAGGAATGTTATGACAAAGAGACACTAAAAGTAGGAGAACTACAACAGGAATTGTCAGATCTAAAAAGTTCTTCGGTACCTTTGGCAGAAcataagcaaatgaaagaaatgctAGAGCAAGAAATTGTAGCAGTCAAAAACAGcttaaaagagaaggaagaagaaaactgccTTAAAAGTAAGGAAATTTTGAAGCTGCAGTCTGAGATTCAGCATACTCAGCAAGCTTTAACAGAACTGGAGAGCAAAGAAGTAATTGACATCTCGGAATACAAATCTATGAGAAGTAATCTGGAGGCCCAAATTAATAGCATAGCTGAAAACTTATGCCGTGTGAATAAAAAGTATGAGGAAGCATGTGAGGAGGCTTTGCAAGCTAAAAAGAGTGAGCTTTccttaaaagatgaaaaggaattgCTTCAGTTACGGAGCTGCAGCATTGAACAAGAAATTAAAGACCAGAAAGAAAGGTGTGATAAATCACTGACGACAATTATCGACCTGCAGAAAAGAATACAGGAATCTGCAAAGCAGGTGGAAGCCAAGGATAACAAG ATAACAGAACTGCTTAATGATGTAGAGCGATTGAAACAAGCTCTTAATGGCTTGTCTCAGCTTACGTACACCAGTGGGATTCCCTCAAGAAGACAGAACCAACAGGTTGAAATACTCCAGAACCAAGTGCAAATGCTGCAGCAACAGCTGGCT GATGCTAAAAGGCAGCACCAAGAAGTAATTTCAGTTTATCGGACACATCTTCTTAGTGCTGTACAG GGTCACATGGATGAAGATGTCCAAGCTGCTTTACTACAGATCATTCGAATGAGACAGGGGCTTGTTTGCTGA
- the UACA gene encoding uveal autoantigen with coiled-coil domains and ankyrin repeats isoform X2, protein MKSLKSRLKKHEAVIGGSALNADWNKYDDRLMKAAERGDVEKVSSILAKKGVNPAKLDVEGRSAFHVVASKGNLDCLNTILIHGVDITATDAAGRNALHLAAKYGHALCLQKLLQYNCPTENVDLQGRTALHDAAMSDCSSSIQLLCDHGASVNVKDGDGRTPLVLATQMCRPTVCQLLIDRGAEVNAKDKQNRTALMLGCEYGCKDAVEVLLKNGADVSLADGLGHDCAYYARIGDNIDILALIKAAVEDSSKARDIMKKGQPEQKVTNVSQKWNRLHAQEEMNVKVYRKEHNAQELELENQDLKDRMREVQEEQRMLLDRINGLQLQLNEKDELKKILTTKEKQQEESLRTIEALKAKLKYYEVDFVGSGSNFGNRKEDLLLKQGQVFAVESQSRSMLRPLELSLPDQSSSSEKETLKRELDNMRTCYGAAKEEISKLQRELSHKVSECKALASEYERTKEESDGQIKQLEDALKDVQKRMFDSEGKVKQMQTHFLALKDHLTNEAASGSSKLTEELKDQLKEMKTKYEGASTEVGKLRNQIKQNELLVAEFKRDEGRLVEENKRLQKELVKLETERDKRERNVVELEERLKETTEKLAHSITAEKFENMKSLLSNEVNEKAKKLVEMEGEHEKLQAEVWLLKRESESRKAELAHHVKPEEHKQMRSGFEQKTEELGRTISELLQKNQTLQKETERAQMDNSMLKQQIQMLKSEIKSQNVPLKIHEELKKASDLTIGDLTRKLSEITKKYNESKAEAEKLLVESNNLSENLSHFQAVYLSPEQHKKEVEALKANGIELEKQLAELHKKYDDEQAEMCKMVSENTVIRETLRDQYVLVTTHEEIKTVLSNTLEKTNAELSDLKGKTEEIKQEFMKVNEENATLKNKVKLLQNQLQTEHISLRDHESKVATLNKSLQELQENNIEIMAEYKKGQEEILQLHAEIEAQKKELDTIQECIKSKYAPALSFEEREQSFEATVKDLKEQLLEQTQRCRESEEESRKCKQENEKLKNGILSIQNDLQQNYVLAEKSHEIEKMFTNKMEELNKQLRELLQKYAGKKEKDKLQESTEQALTVQAHMESQYLPVEQFEALKKALGNTIEDLKEALRSKKECYDKETLKVGELQQELSDLKSSSVPLAEHKQMKEMLEQEIVAVKNSLKEKEEENCLKSKEILKLQSEIQHTQQALTELESKEVIDISEYKSMRSNLEAQINSIAENLCRVNKKYEEACEEALQAKKSELSLKDEKELLQLRSCSIEQEIKDQKERCDKSLTTIIDLQKRIQESAKQVEAKDNKITELLNDVERLKQALNGLSQLTYTSGIPSRRQNQQVEILQNQVQMLQQQLADAKRQHQEVISVYRTHLLSAVQGHMDEDVQAALLQIIRMRQGLVC, encoded by the exons ATGAAGAGCCTCAAGTCGCGCCTGAAGAAGCACGAAGCGGTCATCGGCGGCAGCGCG CTGAATGCAGACTGGAACAAGTATGATGACAGGTTaatgaaagcagcagaaagaggtgATGTGGAAAAGGTTTCATCAATCCTTGCCAAAAAAGGAGTCAACCCTGCTAAACTGGATGTGGAAGGGAGGTCGGC ATTCCATGTTGTAGCGTCAAAGGGAAATCTGGATTGCTTGAATACTATTCTTATTCATGGAGTTGATATCACAGCCACCGATGCTGCAG GTCGAAACGCATTGCACCTAGCTGCAAAATACGGACATGCTCTATGTTTGCAGAAGCTATTGCAG TACAATTGTCCAACTGAAAATGTGGATCTTCAAGGAAGAACTGCTCTGCACGATGCAG CTATGTCAGACTGCTCCTCCAGTATACAACTACTCTGTGATCATGGGGCCTCTGTGAACGTGAAAGATGGA GATGGGAGGACACCACTAGTGCTGGCCACTCAGATGTGTCGTCCCACAGTTTGTCAGCTTCTAATAGACAGAGGAGCAGAGGTTAATGCCAAGGACAAGCAAAACAG GACTGCCTTAATGTTAGGCTGTGAATATGGCTGCAAGGATGCAGTAGAAGTTTTGCTCAAAAATGGTGCGGATGTTAGTTTGGCTGATGGCCTTGGTCATGACTGTGCTTACTATGCCAGAATTGGTGACAATATTGACATTTTGGCTTTAATAAAAGCTGCCGTTGAGGATTCCAGCAAAG CAAGGGATATCATGAAGAAAGGGCAACCTGAACAAAAG GTTACTAACGTGTCACAGAAATGGAATCGGCTGCATGCACAGGAGGAGATGAATGTCAAAGTATATCGGAAGGAACATAATGCTCAG gAACTGGAATTAGAAAATCAAGACTTGAAAGATCGAATGAGAGAAGTGCAAGAGGAGCAAAGGATGTTGTTGGATAGAATCAATGGGCTACAGCTACAGCTGAATGAG AAAGATGAGTTGAAGAAAATCTTAACTACcaaggaaaaacagcaggaagaaagctTAAGAACTATTGAAGCTCTAAAAGCTAAACTCAAATATTATGAA GTTGACTTTGTGGGGTCTGGAAGTAATTTTGGTAATA GGAAAGAAGACTTACTACTTAAGCAAGGTCAAGTGTTTGCTGTGGAATCACAG TCCAGGTCTATGCTGAGACCCCTGGAGCTGTCCCTGCCTGACCAGTCATCCAGTTCAGAGAAGGAAACTTTAAAGAGAGAACTTGACAACATGAGAACCTGCTATGGTGCAGCGAAAGAAGAAATAAGCAAGCTGCAGAGAGAACTCTCTCACAAAGTATCGGAATGTAAAGCTCTGGCATCAGAGTATGAAAGAACCAAGGAGGAATCTGATGGACAGATAAAACAACTGGAAGATGCTTTAAAAGATGTACAGAAGAGAATGTTTGACTCGGAAGGCAAAGTTAAGCAAATGCAAACCCACTTTCTTGCTCTGAAAGATCACCTGACTAATGAAGCTGCTTCAGGAAGCAGTAAGCTAACAGAGGAGCTGAAGGAtcagctgaaagaaatgaaaacaaagtatgAAGGAGCCTCTACTGAAGTAGGTAAACTAAGGAACCAGATTAAGCAGAATGAACTGCTAGTGGCAGAATTTAAGAGAGATGAAGGAAGGCTGGTGGAAGAGAATAAAAGGTTGCAGAAGGAACTGGTTAAGTTGGAGACGGAGCgagataaaagagaaagaaacgtTGTGGAGTTAGAGGAGCGGCTCAAAGAAACAACAGAGAAGTTAGCCCACTCCATAACTGCAGAGAAATTTGAAAACATGAAGAGTTTGTTATCAAATGAGGTGAATGAGAAAGCAAAGAAGTTAGTAGAGATGGAAGGAGAACATGAAAAACTGCAGGCAGAGGTTTGGCTTTTAAAGAGGGAATCTGAGAGTCGAAAAGCTGAACTTGCTCATCACGTAAAGCCAGAAGAACACAAACAAATGAGGAGTGGGTTTGAGCAAAAAACTGAGGAACTTGGGAGGACAATTTCTGAATTATTACAGAAGAATCAAACTctgcagaaggaaacagaaagagcTCAAATGGATAACAGCATGCTCAAGCAGCAAATCCAAATGCTAAAATCTGAGATTAAAAGCCAGAATGTGCCTTTAAAAATTCATGAAGAATTGAAGAAAGCAAGTGATCTGACTATTGGTGATCTCACcagaaagctttctgaaataacAAAGAAGTACaatgaaagcaaagcagaagctgAAAAGTTGCTGGTAGAGAGCAACAACTTAAGTGAAAACTTAAGCCACTTCCAAGCTGTGTACCTAtctccagagcagcacaaaaAAGAAGTAGAAGCTTTAAAAGCTAATGGTATTGAGCTTGAAAAGCAGCTCGCTGAGCTTCATAAAAAATACGATGATGAGCAAGCAGAAATGTGCAAAATGGTATCTGAAAACACAGTCATAAGAGAAACTCTCAGGGATCAGTATGTGTTGGTTACAACACATGAAGAGATTAAAACGGTCTTGAGTAACACGCTAGAAAAGACTAATGCAGAGCTATcagatctgaaaggaaaaactgaagagaTTAAGCAAGAATTCATGAAGGTAAATGAAGAAAACGCAACTCTGAAGAACAAGGTGAAACTCTTGCAGAATCAACTACAAACTGAGCATATAAGTTTAAGAGATCATGAGTCTAAGGTGGCTACTTTAAATAAAAGCCTGCAAGAACTTCAGGAAAACAACATTGAGATTATGGCTGAGTATAAAAAGGGTCAAGAAGAAATTTTACAGTTACATGCAGAAATTGAGGCCCAAAAGAAGGAACTTGACACAATTCAAGAATGCATTAAGTCAAAATATGCACCAGCTCTCTCCTTTGAAGAGAGAGAACAAAGCTTTGAAGCCACCGTGAAAGATTTAAAAGAGCAGTTGCTAGAACAAACACAGAGGTGCAGAGAAAGtgaggaagaaagcaggaaatgtaaacaggaaaatgaaaagctcAAAAATGGTATTTTGTCCATCCAAAATGACTTGCAACAGAACTACGTCCTTGCTGAGAAGTCCCATGAAATAGAAAAAATGTTCACAAACAAAATGGAGGAATTGAATAAGCAATTGAGAGAACTACTGCAGAAGTACGcaggcaaaaaagagaaagacaagctGCAAGAGAGTACAGAGCAGGCCCTAACTGTGCAGGCTCATATGGAGAGTCAGTATCTTCCAGTGGAACAATTTGAAGCCTTGAAGAAGGCTCTTGGTAACACGATAGAGGATCTGAAGGAAGCCCTCAGAAGTAAGAAGGAATGTTATGACAAAGAGACACTAAAAGTAGGAGAACTACAACAGGAATTGTCAGATCTAAAAAGTTCTTCGGTACCTTTGGCAGAAcataagcaaatgaaagaaatgctAGAGCAAGAAATTGTAGCAGTCAAAAACAGcttaaaagagaaggaagaagaaaactgccTTAAAAGTAAGGAAATTTTGAAGCTGCAGTCTGAGATTCAGCATACTCAGCAAGCTTTAACAGAACTGGAGAGCAAAGAAGTAATTGACATCTCGGAATACAAATCTATGAGAAGTAATCTGGAGGCCCAAATTAATAGCATAGCTGAAAACTTATGCCGTGTGAATAAAAAGTATGAGGAAGCATGTGAGGAGGCTTTGCAAGCTAAAAAGAGTGAGCTTTccttaaaagatgaaaaggaattgCTTCAGTTACGGAGCTGCAGCATTGAACAAGAAATTAAAGACCAGAAAGAAAGGTGTGATAAATCACTGACGACAATTATCGACCTGCAGAAAAGAATACAGGAATCTGCAAAGCAGGTGGAAGCCAAGGATAACAAG ATAACAGAACTGCTTAATGATGTAGAGCGATTGAAACAAGCTCTTAATGGCTTGTCTCAGCTTACGTACACCAGTGGGATTCCCTCAAGAAGACAGAACCAACAGGTTGAAATACTCCAGAACCAAGTGCAAATGCTGCAGCAACAGCTGGCT GATGCTAAAAGGCAGCACCAAGAAGTAATTTCAGTTTATCGGACACATCTTCTTAGTGCTGTACAG GGTCACATGGATGAAGATGTCCAAGCTGCTTTACTACAGATCATTCGAATGAGACAGGGGCTTGTTTGCTGA